From Lolium perenne isolate Kyuss_39 chromosome 5, Kyuss_2.0, whole genome shotgun sequence, a single genomic window includes:
- the LOC127299760 gene encoding uncharacterized protein produces MGKKKNKPDGPIKSLKDAEQAVSSDYIGGDTLDELLFKLIRSVEVAKASRGGLPEKIWMKQQFCVGVNDVTRVLERMPAAVASHSGCSSEAPTHKVLRRAPLVPLQAVLIAADCNPKWLTKHIPTLASTRQVPVLCLKDNRGSSLRLGQVANVRTALAIGIKARNSIINKIIDEVLKGSKLVADEQKTSAPIPIPIPSPSPNPSPVT; encoded by the exons atgggcaagaagaagaacaaaccTGATGGGCCAATCAAGTCGCTGAAAGATGCTGAACAAGC AGTTTCTTCAGATTACATTGGAGGAGATACCCTGGATGAACTGCTGTTTAAGCTTATCAG GAGCGTTGAGGTTGCAAAAGCTTCAAGGGGAGGATTGCCAGAAAAGATATGGATGAAG CAACAATTTTGTGTCGGGGTCAATGACGTGACAAGGGTCCTTGAGAGAATGCCTGCTGCTGTTGCTTCGCATTCTGGCTGTTCTAGTGAGGCACCGACCCACAAAGTTTTGCGGAGAGCTCCTTTGGTGCCACTTCAG GCTGTCCTTATAGCTGCTGATTGCAATCCCAAATGGCTAACGAAACACATACCAACCCTGGCAAGCACAAGGCAAGTTCCTGTATTGTGCCTCAAGGACAACAGAGGAAGTTCACTGAGGTTAGGTCAAGTGGCGAATGTCAGAACAGCGCTGGCCATCGGAATAAAG GCCAGAAACAGCATAATCAACAAGATCATTGACGAAGTGCTAAAGGGTAGTAAGCTGGTCGCTGATGAACAGAAAACTAGCGCACCCATTCCCATTCCCATTCCCAGTCCCAGTCCCAATCCCAGTCCAGTAACATGA